atatcCTTAAACTTAAATAACTTTACAATTTTCAAAGTTGATGTTTTCAACCATATATTCTCTTTTTCCCCTCCCTTTTCTAAACCCATTGTATATATGTTCATCATTATTTAGCacaaaaagtataatatttttcataacaaaTTGTTCTGATCCCAAGTTTGTCAAGTGAAATGTTAGGGTCAATCACTTCTCATCCAGGGTATTGTCCACTTTAGAGTATGTGCTTCATTGCGGTTTTGTCTTTAAAAGGTGTCTCGGATggtaaacaaataaaagagtaCTTAAATTGTCTTTGGTCTCGATTCCTAAGAGATACGAGACTATTGGACATGGTAGAAATATAAGTTTTTAGTCGAGGTATAAGGAGAACGAGGATTCATCCTCAATTGAAGGTTTAAAAGGGAACTGATAGTTCGTCTTAGAACCTCATATTATCAATCATACAATAGGCGCcaaatgtttttattagatCTTGAACGTAAACTTTTAGATAGGTGACGTGAGTGACTTTGAAGTTTTTGATACTCTTAAGAATTGAACGCGAGAGAAGATTCACCAGTAAAAAAACTCTCTAACACTAAAATCACTAAGAGAATTGATGTCTTCTAGGTAAGAGATAATGAATATGAAAGTGAGTGAATATTTCTTCGAGAAGACCATATGTATTTATAGAACTTTTAGACATTAAACCTATGTTACAAAGCAGGTAATatgatatcaaataatatcacTCAAATAGATAACAATAATGTTAtatcttattataaataataaaaataatatcaactaaCAAAACTAGTTAAGATTATTCCtaatatgtgaatatttttctaataaatatattttcgaCCTGTTCGAATGTGAAGAAACTAACTTATTAGATGGAGTATATATAACTATCAATctagaaatatttttacattgtgCAAGCAAAGCAATGGCTACAATCATCCCCATCATCAACACAACACGACACTTCCATGCGTTCACTATGCACTAAGCTCATTCTCACATTTACAatctgtaataaaataataatatttattaaggtTCAAAGTAGGCTGAAGTACCAAAATCAGATAATGATATTGGATATgctttgaaaacatttttttacaatattttaatagcaacatgtcattctgtgattgatctaaaattactccaaataaataataataatcataaacattactATGAACCAATTATAGAATAACAcgtatataatatcaaaatattgtcgaaaaaatgttgttcaaatatCGTTatccaataatattattaagatcTATTTATTATCTTTGACGAAATTTAATACTCACTATATGATGATAGctaattattcattattatatctgctaatatatttgatatatttgtcaATAGACTAAAAAACAAGCTTATAAATATGTGATAATACTGGGAGTGTCCCCTCTAATAATTCTCTTTAGTCacaaatacttattttaaattgagttaAGTATTACATTTTaggttattaaaaatattaagtatgAAGTTCaaacattcaataaaattaatttttattagcaaaATTAATAGAACCCTGTTTAGACTTTTTAACGTAATATATGatgtttttaaagaaattgCTGCCTATTTccgttattattttatatttttgaactaATGATTCAATTACAAGTGgaagttaaaacaaaatatattaaggaaatattgatatttaatatctaattccttctaaaatatattatctagaAAACAATATATgctaatgaaaaaaaagtttatataaaattgttgattgtacattttatgaataaaaatgcCAAATAAGTAGgcattatatttgtatttacttttatctttagtgatatctaattttataaatcaattaagaTGATAAGTATTTATGTGtctttgtgtttatttttagcCTATTTTAAGGTATGAATACATTTTGAATTTATTCCGAAATCAATGAATTTATAatgtcttatttttataaaaacgaCATTAAACATAAGTGGTATTAATAAACTTAAgtttttttaccttttcttccttatctTTAAACGTTGCACTACATTCAAAGTTATATGTAGGTTAAAATTacttaggcgtccctatttttgtaagATCTTTCCATTTTGTTCCCTTCTTATAAAACTTTCCAATTGGATTCTTAAAAGTGCCAATTTCATTGAAATTAACCCCTGCCGTTAAAATTGACTAACAGTGTTAAATCTGTGCACATGTGGATGGAGGACGTGTCAACCATTAAAAATCATAGGAAACGTGCCAGAGAACTGAGTGATACGTGGCgtgattaattgataaattgaaattaaaaaggggaTTAGGGTTACGTTAATTAAAAAAGGGAATTGAGGTtgagtgaaataaaaaaaggagAATTAGGGTTCTATTAAATCGAAAAGCAATTGGGATTGAATTTCATTAAAACTGTTAGAGGAATCTGAGAGGTATCATTGAAAGTTCATTATCAATCTCCATGAACTGAAATCACTTGCTTCTTGTGGGATTGTGAAATTCAAATCTCGTCTGGTGAGTTCTATCCACCTTTTTCGATCATCCTCATCCAAGGTCATTAGATTGGGAGCAGAAACAACCTCAATGCCATGCACACACTGAGGATTTGATAGTCCTCGGTAATGCTTTCGCTGCATCCTGTGGGATCGAGCAAAACCCTTGTCAACACTAAAAGGAAACGGGCACTCCCCTTGGCGAGAATGCCCATTCATGTAACTTCTCAACTGCATCTTACCCAATGCATTCTCCGGCCTCTCCTTGAAAACCCACATGTACATGTTTTCCATATCATGTTGAACCATGAAAACATCAAGCTTCAGATCAGATTTCTCAAACCCTGAAACACCATTGTTGTCCCTAACAATCTTGGCCTtagatttttcatttaaagCAGGCTTGAAGTAAAAGCTGAAGAAAAACCAAGCACCCCATATGCTATCAACACGCTTTGCACACTTCCTCCCAGCTTTGGGCAGATTGAGAAAACTCTCAGTCTCATACCCTTGGGTGCCAAGACCAACATCAAGAATATCACAAGGCTCAGAATTCCACGGCTGTGGAGGCGGACTACGCTCGGCGGAGAGAGGCAGGTTGATATCCGGCGGACAAGAGAGTATAATTTGGCGATTCATCTCCAAATCCAGTTCCTCATGAGAGGATGCACTTGAATCCATTGACAAGAGCGTGAGGGATGGTGATTCTCCATTGACAAAGAAGCAAGACACTCAACCCcaattctcttttttaattaacgTAACCCTAATcctctttttaatttcaatttatcaattaatcacGCCACGTATCACTCAGTTCTCTGACACGTTTCCTATGATTTTTAATAGTTGACACGTCCTCCATCCACATGTGCACAAATTTAACATTGTTACTCAATTTTAACGGCAGGGATTAATTTCAATGAAATTGACACTTttaaggacccaattgggaagttttataaaaaggggaccaaaatgggaagaccttacgaaaatagggacgcctaagtggttttaaccttaTATATATTAGGATTAGCTTTTACATGTATAAGGTGgattaaatttgtaaaacatatttcttttattaattagtgGTGGATATATTAGGAttagcttttcttttattacagTTTCTTTCTATATTTAGATGTGTGTGTCCTGTATTTGACTTTAATTATTATCGTTTTGACAATCATGTAAACAACTCCTCATAAACGGGTGTAAGAAAATTGATTCACATCTAAAATGGTCAAACCGacctaataatatataattaatccTAATGGACATTcacttaattttcttaaaaaacaatgtttattattacttttcaGCACCCTCCACTATTGAATCTTGTTGTTgtgtgagagaaaaaaaaattcacttaacctaattaaattaaaattagtttatattttaaactgtatgtacaattattattatttttttctatcttttacttttgacaaatattttgcttataaaataaaaaaaaataatacgatcatcaattgaatattttaaaatcagagTTACATCTATAATTTGAAGCGAGAAAATTATGCAATTACGCAATCCAGTTCCTATAAGCCCATGGGCTATACATGTTCGACATAGCCCAGTTTTAGTGTTTGGGTGATCATGGATTTTCGCTATTGTGAATTATATTACACCAAtttatttaacctaaaataaatattgtgaaaatagTTATTTGTTAGATGACTTTTTTTTCTactataaaaagatattttttattgttggaaATTACTTATTccgttaaaaaaacatttttttaaaaagtacgAATAAATTCAGTCATTATTATACGCTTTTCCATAAGTGTTTTCCCATGAAATATAACAAGTAATTTGTAACTAATTATCAGTACATTCTggatcaatttttttctctttatcataaatcataaattaacaataaaaaaagtgattGTTCTTGGACAGCCTATTGAAGGACGACTATTGCACGAAGCGCTCAAAACATCTATTTTTAAATGAGATACTTGTATAAATTAGAATGACGAAAgagtatttataaataaataaataatcattttaatgtATAGCaatatgtataattatttatattatatatatatatatatatatatatatatatatatatatatatattcatagaggtgattttcttattttatcaaaagaaaTCTTCAAACGCATAACCTTAATTTTCCATGATTAGGTATGATTTGATTAATGTATAAAGTTTTGGTGAATCCAGTataattaaaagcatttttatatttcatttattataaatgcaaaattatcctttttgtttttgttaatgaTGTAAATGCATCTGAAAGTGGGTAGTTAATGAGGTAGGTAAGCCGTTGAATTAACGTAGAAGATGGTAGGATAATCCTAGGATTTGAAGATACCGACATAAACGGCGCAACGCAAAGCAAAGCGAAATATGATGTCTCTCTTTGTTCCTTTGAATGGGCGGTATTTGCTCTCCTTCTTCGTCTTCTTTGTTCCATGAGAGAAAGCGAAACAGAAATCGTTCATGGTTGGTAAAAAATGAATGAGATGAAGGATCAACACCATGAAAGAACGTAGGAAGCGCAAGGGTGTCGTTTCATGGAACGCCCTCTTCTGGTGTACGCTACTCCTCGTCGTCACTTCCATCTTCTTCACCACCaccttcttcttttcccccttcgaCCTCCAGCTCTCACCGCTCCCGTTTATATCGGAAACTCCGACCACCATCTCTCAACCGACCATCACCATCAGAGAAACCGTCATTTTACCCGACCAGGCTCTCATTTTCCTAAACTACCCTCCGTCTTTCCGCTTCCACACCAAACACGACCTTCTCTGCCTCTACTTCTCGGCCGACTCAACCAACAGGATAACCCAGCCGCCCATTCAACTCCACTTCGCACGGCTCCGCGAGCAGATCGTGCGGTGCAAGCTCCCTCCGCGTGGCAACTCGGTCTCGCTTTTCATTAAATCAGACGGCGTCCTTCCCACAAAAGATTCATCCACTCACCCCTGGACCCCTCTGGTCTACGAAGCCCTCTTCGACCGCGACAACACAACCATCGTCTTCGTCAAGGGCCTCAATCTCCGACCCGAGAGATTCATCCAACCCTCCACGTTAAACTGTATCTTCGGCTGGGATTTCTCCAAACCCAAATTCTTTCTCAAGTCCGACGTCATATCAGGTGCACAGGAGATCATAAGATGCAACACACCCAAAAGCGTCATAATCGGCCAGGAACAATCCCAGTCCATCAAAGTCACAATCAAGGAGAGAGACAGAGAAATATTTCCTTCCATAGCTCGTCCCGGGCTCCGTCCACGATACAGTAATAAGTCCACGAAAAAAGCTCATGAGATTTGTATTTGTACCATGCTCCGCAACCAAGCTCGGTTCTTGAGAGAGTGGGTAATGTACCACGCCAAAATCGGAGTCGAACGTTGGTTCATCTACGACAACAACAGCGATGATGATATAGAAGACGTGATTTCTTTCCTACAAAGAATTGGTTACAACATCTCACAACATCTGTGGCCTTGGGTGAAGACACAAGAAGCTGGGTTTGCGCACTGTGCCCTACGGGCCCGGTCGTCGTGCAAGTGGGTGGCGTTTATCGACGTGGATGAGTTCTTTCATATAAGGGTGAACGGTGACTTGTCCCGTATGATTTGGCACCATGCGAAGCCCGGACAGAAAGTTGGTGAGATTAGGATACTGTGCTTTAGTTTCGGGCCTTCTGGGCAGCGAGAAGTACCAAGAGAAGGCGTAGCGGTAGGTTACACTTGTCGATTGAGTGGAAGTGAGAGGCACAAGAGCATAGTGAGACCTGAGGCACTAAACCAGACTTTAATCAATGTGGTTCACCACTTTCATCTGAGAGCGCCATTTGTGTCTGTGGATGCCGAGAAAAGAAAGATTGTAATTAACCATTACAAGTATCAAGTCTGGGAAGTGTTCAAGGAGAAGTTCTATAGGAGGGTGGCAACTTACGTCGCAGATTGGCAGCAAGCGGAAAATGTCAGGTCTAAGGATAGGGCACCCGGTTTAGGGACTAAACCGGTTGAACCTCCTGACTGGCCCaaccggttttgtgaggttagGGATAACGGCTTGAAGAATTGGGTGTTAAAGAATTTCTTAGATCGACGCAGCCATCTTCTGCCATGGCAACCTGAGTTTCAGAATCGTATTAGAAAGAGGCGAAGACGAAAGGACAAAACACAAAGAATTGTTTTAgggaaaaacttattttaagaagacgttttaaatattttttaaatataaattcaaatacatcaataaaataatgatacttgttgcgttataaaaaaacttatcaatgtgaaaatatcattatgCTTTTTCTAGAGGAATAGACACACAAAATCTTTACAccttcttttccaattttttttttctttattaaaaatatcttacccttgttatcatttttattttcatttttttcctttttcttcttataactTTATAGCGATTAGTTTATCGTTTTGTAGATAACATATACTTGGTTTATTAATTTGTGTCTTTATTGCTGCATATAGATACAAGAAAATTATAGGTTTTTGTACAAAGAATAAATGGCATAATCCGcactacaaattattttaactataatatatatttgttttgattaCCTTGGGCATCCCTAAAGTAGTCCATACATATCTGatgtttttaaagaaattgctgcctatttttgttattattttatatttttgcactAATGATCTAATTACAAGTGGTAGTCAAAACAAAGTTTATTaaggaaatatttatattcaatatcTAATTACTTCTAAATAAGTACTATCCAGAAAACAATATATgcgaatgaaaaaaaaaaagtttatataaaattgttgattctaaattttatgaataaaaatgacaaataagcaggtattatatttgtatttactttttatatttagtgaTGTCTAATTTTCTAAATCAATGGGGATGATAAgtatttatttgtctttttgtttattttatttttttcccatTTTAAGGTATGAATAccttttgaatttatttaactctttattttgaaattaataaatttatgtcttatatttttataaaaatgattagcACCTCACAAATTTTATAGCATTTAACTATCATGAAATTTGTCACACATTCAATATTACAAAACAGACAATTCAAATCAATCTTATAACATACTATTACGGAGATTcataaataacttataataacaaaagataTAAGAAATCATACAAAACAATGAGATATTACACTTAACTAAAAGTGTAATAGGTCTTCAAAAAAACAGATGAAACTAAAATACAACGTCTTACTTTATGCCTCAACTTCATCTCCTCCTAGCATATACTCACCAGAACATATCCTTAAACTCACATATTTAAGGTGATCATTGTTGCAAAAGAga
This genomic interval from Vigna radiata var. radiata cultivar VC1973A chromosome 8, Vradiata_ver6, whole genome shotgun sequence contains the following:
- the LOC106770034 gene encoding glycosyltransferase family 92 protein RCOM_0530710-like is translated as MKERRKRKGVVSWNALFWCTLLLVVTSIFFTTTFFFSPFDLQLSPLPFISETPTTISQPTITIRETVILPDQALIFLNYPPSFRFHTKHDLLCLYFSADSTNRITQPPIQLHFARLREQIVRCKLPPRGNSVSLFIKSDGVLPTKDSSTHPWTPLVYEALFDRDNTTIVFVKGLNLRPERFIQPSTLNCIFGWDFSKPKFFLKSDVISGAQEIIRCNTPKSVIIGQEQSQSIKVTIKERDREIFPSIARPGLRPRYSNKSTKKAHEICICTMLRNQARFLREWVMYHAKIGVERWFIYDNNSDDDIEDVISFLQRIGYNISQHLWPWVKTQEAGFAHCALRARSSCKWVAFIDVDEFFHIRVNGDLSRMIWHHAKPGQKVGEIRILCFSFGPSGQREVPREGVAVGYTCRLSGSERHKSIVRPEALNQTLINVVHHFHLRAPFVSVDAEKRKIVINHYKYQVWEVFKEKFYRRVATYVADWQQAENVRSKDRAPGLGTKPVEPPDWPNRFCEVRDNGLKNWVLKNFLDRRSHLLPWQPEFQNRIRKRRRRKDKTQRIVLGKNLF